The window AGTTGGTTGGAAAAATTGAAGTAACCAGCAAAGTTGAAGTTGACAGCATGGATGCTCTAAGCCTGGCATATACACCCGGGGTTGCAGAACCCTGTAAGGTTATCCATCAAAACCCGGATGCAGTGTATGAGTATACTGCGCGGGGCAATATGGTTGCTGTAATTTCTGACGGTACTGCTGTTCTCGGGCTTGGGGACATCGGGCCCCTTGCGGCTATGCCGGTAATGGAGGGCAAATGTGTTCTTTTCAAGAAATTTGCCGGAGTAGATGCTTTTCCACTTTGTATTGCAACAAAAGATGTTGATGAAATCGTCCGGGTGGTCAAAGCTCTGGAGCCAAGCTTTGGCGGAGTTAATCTGGAAGATATATCAGCGCCCAGGTGTTTTGAGATAGAAGCCAGGTTAAAGAAGGAAACCAGTATCCCAATATTCCATGATGACCAGCATGGTACAGCAGTAGTGGTCCTGGCAGCCCTGTTAAATGCTTTGAGGGTTACTGGCAAGAAGCTGGATGAAATAAAGCTCGTCCTTAATGGAGCAGGTTCAGCCGGTATTGCCATTACAAAGCTGCTGCTTCAGGCAGGTTTAAAAAATGGGGTTCTTGTTGACCGCTTCGGGGTAGTCTGTGAGGGTGAGGAATGGATGAATCCGGCCCAGACTAAAATGGCTGAGGTAACTAACCGGGACAAAATCAGGGGAACACTGGCTGATGCCATTAAAGGCGCGGATGTATTTATCGGTGTTTCTGCTCCGGGGGTTTTGACGAAGGAAATGGTTGCTTTAATGAACACTGACCCGATAGTCTTTGCAATGGCCAATCCGGTACCGGAAATAAACCCGGATGAGGCTTTGGCGGCAGGGGCGGCCGTGGTAGGCACAGGGCGATCTGATTATGCCAACCAGGTCAATAATGTGCTGGCATTTCCAGGA of the Phosphitispora fastidiosa genome contains:
- a CDS encoding NAD(P)-dependent malic enzyme, translated to MSDLKERALQLHKELVGKIEVTSKVEVDSMDALSLAYTPGVAEPCKVIHQNPDAVYEYTARGNMVAVISDGTAVLGLGDIGPLAAMPVMEGKCVLFKKFAGVDAFPLCIATKDVDEIVRVVKALEPSFGGVNLEDISAPRCFEIEARLKKETSIPIFHDDQHGTAVVVLAALLNALRVTGKKLDEIKLVLNGAGSAGIAITKLLLQAGLKNGVLVDRFGVVCEGEEWMNPAQTKMAEVTNRDKIRGTLADAIKGADVFIGVSAPGVLTKEMVALMNTDPIVFAMANPVPEINPDEALAAGAAVVGTGRSDYANQVNNVLAFPGIFRGALEVRASDINEEMKVAAAYAIAGLIGDAERRRDYILPRAFDPRVAPEVAAAVARAAVESGVARVKTPVDYDKIKEKTRKLVGK